A single Phaenicophaeus curvirostris isolate KB17595 chromosome 26, BPBGC_Pcur_1.0, whole genome shotgun sequence DNA region contains:
- the RPRML gene encoding reprimo-like protein gives MNGSVFNQTLLEQGAYPNRTQGLGMLMACCNGTGSVLATDGGSSVLAPDERSLYITRVVQIAVLCVLSLTVMFGIFFLGCNLLIKSESMINFLVKDRRPSKDVGTAIMGLY, from the coding sequence ATGAACGGATCCGTTTTCAACCAGACTCTCCTAGAGCAGGGAGCTTACCCCAACAGGACCCAGGGCTTGGGGATGCTCATGGCCTGCTGCAACGGGACCGGCTCGGTGCTGGCGACCGACGGCGGCTCCTCGGTGCTGGCACCCGACGAGAGGAGCCTTTACATCACGCGGGTGGTGCAGATCGCggtcctctgtgtcctctcctTGACTGTCATGTTTGGCATCTTCTTTTTGGGCTGCAACTTGCTCATCAAGTCAGAGAGCATGATTAACTTTCTGGTGAAGGACCGAAGACCTTCCAAGGATGTGGGAACTGCAATCATGGGACTTTACTGA